The following coding sequences lie in one Drosophila sulfurigaster albostrigata strain 15112-1811.04 chromosome 2R, ASM2355843v2, whole genome shotgun sequence genomic window:
- the LOC133836672 gene encoding uncharacterized protein LOC133836672 codes for MQAHDQNLAEQLRDVKQQLEQLQSHGQPAGLSSQCVQLRIPKFNKTNPQLWLSQLDRLFHLHNVTDDNKFDIISVNLEEDVIAKLEDLIASPPLTNKYATLKQRVLDKFAESSDSKLKRLLRGGETVGKKPSDILDHMRRLAPTTGCEAVIRSLFLAELPNSIRPLISVWDENNLDKLAEIADKMLEASEPGSAFVESTALPEQQHQVDALSGKQTGMSEVTSALRALTTKVDKLQGELRQSKYAQLSRHPHDSSNDVGSKLCFYHTRFGENARKCQPACPRYQSSN; via the coding sequence ATGCAGGCACACGATCAAAACCTCGCAGAACAACTGCGGGATGTGAAACAGCAACTCGAGCAACTGCAGTCACATGGCCAACCAGCTGGATTGTCATCGCAATGCGTGCAACTTCGCATTCCGAAATTCAACAAAACTAATCCTCAGCTTTGGCTTTCTCAGTTGGATCGCCTATTTCATCTGCACAATGTCACTGACGATAACAAATTCGACATTATATCTGTGAATTTGGAGGAGGATGTCATTGCCAAACTGGAGGATCTGATCGCATCGCCACCGCTGACAAACAAATATGCCACTTTAAAGCAGCGCGTGCTCGACAAGTTCGCAGAATCATCTGATTCAAAGCTGAAAAGACTTTTGCGTGGCGGCGAAACTGTTGGCAAGAAACCGTCAGACATCCTTGACCACATGCGGCGCTTAGCACCAACCACGGGCTGCGAGGCAGTTATTCGATCGTTGTTTCTGGCGGAGCTTCCAAACTCGATCCGACCGCTCATTTCGGTATGGGACGAGAACAACCTTGACAAATTGGCGGAGATTGCAGATAAAATGCTTGAAGCTAGCGAGCCAGGTTCTGCATTTGTTGAGTCAACGGCACTAccagagcagcagcaccaaGTTGATGCTCTGAGCGGCAAGCAAACCGGCATGTCAGAAGTAACATCGGCATTACGAGCGCTCACTACAAAAGTCGACAAGCTTCAGGGCGAGCTACGCCAATCAAAATATGCCCAATTGTCACGGCATCCACATGATAGCTCTAATGATGTCGGTTCGAAACTATGTTTCTACCACACTAGATTCGGTGAGAATGCACGCAAGTGCCAACCAGCATGTCCACGCTACCAGTCGTCAAACTAG